A single window of Ischnura elegans chromosome 8, ioIscEleg1.1, whole genome shotgun sequence DNA harbors:
- the LOC124163766 gene encoding stress-associated endoplasmic reticulum protein 2 — translation MAPKQRMRIANEKASKNVTLRGNVPKSSKPWEDKYSVGPWLLALFIFVVCGSAIFQIIQSIRLAM, via the exons ATGGCACCAAAACAGCGAATGCGGATTGCCAATGAAAAAGCCAGCAAAAATGTGACTCTCCGTGGAAATGTGCCTAAATCATCG AAACCGTGGGAAGATAAATATTCGGTGGGTCCGTGGCTCTTGGCTTTATTCATCTTTGTTGTTTGCGGATCAG CCATATTCCAAATAATACAGAGCATCAGACTGGCAATGTAA